One segment of Ignavibacteria bacterium DNA contains the following:
- a CDS encoding plasmid pRiA4b ORF-3 family protein, with translation MLTASHIAILRISLNNTQPEIWRVFTVPAKIDLTGLHHVVQLVMGWKNIHPYEWEDEEVGGTLRKSASSLGDIINYRYDPKGKWDHTIEVIATGPPSEYLQPYRIIDGEGACPPEDVGGAKGFEKFCDAMADPHHAKHTEQRAWYGGTFFRDAYNRSAAQKKLNEEMTK, from the coding sequence ATGCTAACTGCCTCCCATATCGCCATCCTTCGCATCTCTCTTAACAACACCCAGCCAGAGATCTGGAGAGTATTCACTGTGCCGGCAAAGATCGATCTCACCGGGCTCCACCACGTAGTTCAGCTCGTGATGGGATGGAAGAACATCCATCCCTATGAATGGGAGGACGAAGAAGTTGGTGGCACACTTCGGAAAAGTGCGTCCAGCCTGGGAGATATCATCAACTACCGTTACGACCCAAAAGGAAAGTGGGACCACACGATAGAGGTCATTGCCACGGGTCCACCTTCTGAGTATCTGCAACCCTATCGCATCATTGACGGAGAAGGGGCTTGCCCTCCGGAAGATGTGGGTGGCGCAAAAGGATTCGAAAAATTCTGTGATGCTATGGCAGACCCACATCATGCAAAACACACAGAACAACGCGCATGGTACGGCGGCACCTTCTTCCGAGATGCGTATAATCGGTCCGCCGCGCAGAAAAAACTCAATGAAGAAATGACAAAATGA
- a CDS encoding tetratricopeptide repeat protein has protein sequence MDTIKADIEHAITIRDAGRLKQLAGELHDVNSVQARALRHSALGQAFALHGEHANALEHFRIALDESIKIGDRVDEARLTGSIGNVLKSVGDYTSALEHYHRALGMFEKLGDSAGMAVAAAGIGIVHWFNANYVTTLEYFYRSLSEHEKNDDVANSAIVIGNIGLVLLATGDYDAALEQFEKAHSLHELRGARHSVAHALGNIGSARWKSKDYDGALHFMGQALQIHMELENKRGIALISGNILSVNVDMGNTKTAIELLAKLDELQIDDPNVGIERELNRARIQESHQEYESADATLQSALAKARDHGLRAWEAEIHGAIRDRAQQRNDFAAYLEHNSAHIRITEEVNGRETASKLAIQAKQREIDAREREHQKHMAVLHSTLPKHIADRVARGETVNDSFDHASVLFLDVVGFTSNTSELDASTVVALLHNMFTAFDAICAEHNVVKIKTIGDSYLAVAFGPEDSEQRIANSEQRIANVARAMMKCSYQWPHTGERIVFRIGLHCGPIVAGVLGTERMQYDVWGDTVNVASRMESTCEPGRIHASAGLASALGAPIVIHERGMIEIKGKGPMKTFWLG, from the coding sequence ATGGATACCATAAAGGCAGACATAGAACACGCCATCACCATCAGGGATGCTGGAAGGCTGAAACAACTTGCTGGTGAACTTCATGATGTGAATTCAGTCCAAGCACGTGCATTGAGACATAGCGCTCTTGGCCAGGCATTTGCATTACATGGAGAACATGCCAATGCCCTGGAGCACTTTCGTATTGCATTGGACGAATCGATCAAGATCGGCGACCGAGTTGATGAAGCCAGATTAACGGGAAGCATCGGCAACGTGTTGAAGTCCGTGGGTGACTACACAAGTGCACTTGAGCACTATCACAGAGCACTTGGGATGTTCGAGAAACTCGGAGATAGTGCTGGGATGGCTGTTGCTGCTGCTGGTATCGGCATCGTGCATTGGTTCAATGCAAATTATGTGACCACCCTAGAGTACTTCTACCGGTCACTCTCCGAACACGAGAAGAATGATGACGTTGCCAATAGTGCGATCGTGATAGGGAACATCGGCCTTGTCTTGTTAGCAACAGGTGATTACGATGCTGCCCTTGAACAATTCGAAAAAGCGCATTCTTTGCATGAACTGCGTGGCGCCCGTCATTCGGTGGCACATGCCCTTGGCAACATCGGAAGTGCGCGTTGGAAGTCGAAGGATTATGATGGGGCACTCCACTTTATGGGGCAAGCACTTCAAATTCACATGGAGCTCGAGAACAAACGGGGTATAGCGCTCATCTCCGGGAATATCCTATCTGTCAATGTTGATATGGGTAACACTAAAACGGCAATCGAGCTTCTTGCTAAGCTCGACGAACTGCAGATAGACGACCCCAATGTAGGTATCGAGCGCGAGCTCAATCGAGCAAGGATCCAGGAGTCTCACCAAGAGTATGAATCCGCCGATGCTACGTTGCAATCCGCTCTTGCAAAGGCACGTGATCATGGACTACGTGCGTGGGAGGCAGAGATCCATGGTGCGATACGAGACAGGGCACAGCAACGCAATGACTTTGCAGCCTATCTAGAACACAATAGTGCCCACATTCGAATAACGGAAGAGGTCAACGGCAGAGAAACGGCTTCGAAACTTGCGATCCAGGCAAAACAGCGCGAGATCGATGCCCGCGAAAGGGAACACCAAAAGCATATGGCTGTTCTTCATTCAACGCTCCCAAAACACATCGCAGATAGGGTTGCAAGAGGCGAAACTGTCAATGACTCGTTTGATCACGCTTCCGTGCTGTTTCTCGATGTAGTTGGATTCACGTCAAACACAAGTGAGCTTGATGCCAGCACCGTTGTGGCCCTACTACACAACATGTTTACAGCCTTTGATGCGATATGCGCAGAACATAACGTCGTGAAGATCAAAACGATCGGAGATTCGTATTTGGCAGTCGCCTTTGGACCGGAGGATAGCGAGCAGCGAATAGCGAATAGCGAGCAGCGAATAGCGAATGTTGCCAGGGCGATGATGAAGTGCTCCTATCAATGGCCACACACTGGTGAGCGCATTGTGTTTCGCATCGGATTGCACTGCGGACCAATCGTTGCCGGCGTGTTAGGAACCGAGCGGATGCAATACGATGTATGGGGCGATACAGTCAACGTGGCTTCTCGCATGGAATCAACGTGTGAACCTGGACGCATTCATGCCTCTGCTGGGCTCGCGTCAGCCCTCGGCGCGCCTATCGTCATTCACGAACGCGGCATGATAGAGATCAAGGGAAAGGGACCAATGAAAACCTTCTGGTTGGGCTAA
- a CDS encoding LuxR family transcriptional regulator → MELSDLLNRASDCLKHGNSAEAESICRSVLSAVSIENTDSPLTTSRQIADAHRMLAVACRLHGCFSEARQHADTAQGLYWEMGDNAAAGGAMIVKGLVHLDLGENQEALDRLLEARALIESAGDQRRLAQVICNIGNVYLNRGEYAAARDVYREAADRAQDIGDDYLLAHSLGNLGLVFRHLGDPQQALLSLEEALEIDTRNENVAGRARHLGNLGNVYQEIGDLQRAVTLYEEALVVHRQTGQRHNEATWLSNLGVLYQTLGDIEGAMQHYEMSRSIFHDLGAEMAEARSSARMGGVHLQRGEYKDAIELLEQALAKARHHNIETEVAIYASNLGHAHTLCGNFEDAEDYLNESLPLLEAQDSRHQIGVAWHYRGNILSDIRNPNRNVETAIEWIERALKVFLEIDAKRNAVEAHQALGELFRERSRWEEVAKHVQSAADLQVALINEETKLSTQRAYYQRQIDDIQRGHEQRRLEYLAKDTELQKLIDRLVEKNDLLRQISQRIGEATQHTRPQGEEKLGQVIDLIDRSLRTDSTGNVIDQLMLDVYDNFVRRIRLRVPAITDMELKVATLLHRQMTSANIADVLFLSKRTVEVHRHNLRKKMGLDASEDIYQVLRSV, encoded by the coding sequence ATGGAACTTTCGGATCTTCTCAATAGAGCATCAGATTGTCTCAAGCACGGCAACTCTGCAGAGGCCGAGAGTATCTGTAGGTCTGTCTTGTCGGCAGTTTCCATCGAGAATACAGACAGCCCCCTCACAACATCGAGACAGATCGCGGATGCTCATCGGATGTTGGCCGTGGCGTGTAGACTACATGGCTGTTTTTCAGAAGCACGCCAGCATGCAGACACCGCTCAAGGGCTCTATTGGGAGATGGGAGACAACGCAGCAGCAGGCGGAGCGATGATTGTGAAGGGGCTAGTTCACCTAGACCTTGGAGAAAATCAGGAAGCTTTGGATAGACTGCTTGAGGCTCGAGCCCTGATCGAGTCTGCAGGAGACCAGCGGAGATTGGCACAGGTGATCTGCAACATCGGCAACGTCTATTTGAATCGCGGTGAATATGCAGCGGCACGAGACGTCTACCGGGAGGCTGCAGATCGCGCTCAAGATATTGGTGATGACTATCTCCTTGCCCATTCGCTCGGGAATCTTGGTCTTGTCTTTCGTCACCTCGGCGATCCGCAACAGGCACTTCTATCGTTAGAAGAAGCGCTTGAGATCGACACGCGAAATGAGAACGTAGCCGGACGGGCGAGACATCTTGGCAACCTGGGAAATGTCTATCAAGAGATCGGTGATCTGCAACGCGCAGTCACTCTTTACGAAGAGGCACTGGTAGTCCATCGCCAGACGGGGCAACGACACAATGAGGCCACATGGCTGAGTAATCTAGGTGTGCTCTATCAGACGTTAGGAGACATCGAAGGTGCGATGCAGCATTATGAGATGTCGCGGTCGATCTTTCATGATCTCGGCGCCGAGATGGCAGAAGCTCGCTCCTCAGCTCGCATGGGTGGTGTCCATCTTCAGCGGGGTGAATATAAAGACGCAATTGAACTCTTAGAACAAGCGCTGGCGAAGGCTCGACATCACAACATCGAGACGGAGGTTGCCATCTATGCCTCGAATCTTGGTCACGCTCATACACTTTGTGGGAACTTCGAAGATGCAGAGGACTATTTGAACGAATCCCTCCCATTGCTCGAGGCCCAAGACAGCAGACATCAGATAGGCGTAGCCTGGCACTACAGGGGGAATATCCTTTCGGACATTCGCAATCCCAACCGCAATGTTGAGACGGCCATCGAATGGATCGAGAGGGCATTGAAGGTATTCCTGGAGATCGATGCGAAGCGTAACGCAGTAGAAGCTCATCAAGCTTTGGGTGAGCTCTTCCGTGAGAGATCACGTTGGGAAGAAGTAGCGAAGCATGTACAGTCGGCAGCCGACCTTCAAGTAGCACTGATCAACGAAGAGACCAAGCTGAGTACACAGAGGGCCTATTATCAACGACAGATCGATGACATCCAACGTGGACACGAACAACGCCGTCTGGAATATCTGGCAAAGGACACGGAGCTTCAGAAACTGATCGACAGACTCGTCGAGAAGAACGACCTCCTTCGGCAGATCTCGCAGCGAATTGGTGAGGCAACTCAGCATACTCGACCCCAAGGCGAGGAGAAACTTGGTCAGGTGATAGATCTTATCGACAGAAGTCTCCGGACGGATAGCACAGGTAACGTGATCGATCAATTGATGCTGGATGTTTACGACAATTTCGTTCGACGCATCCGCCTCCGTGTACCGGCGATAACTGACATGGAGCTAAAGGTTGCAACGTTGCTGCATCGTCAAATGACGTCAGCAAACATTGCCGACGTGTTGTTCTTGTCCAAGCGAACAGTAGAAGTGCATAGGCACAACCTCCGCAAGAAGATGGGTCTAGACGCCTCGGAAGATATCTATCAGGTGTTGCGCAGTGTTTAG